The Fortiea contorta PCC 7126 genome has a segment encoding these proteins:
- a CDS encoding DUF2808 domain-containing protein, producing the protein MKRSLIYAIVLTLSSTAIIAPSYATARTDDGRVPHIDGNSQFPPIRWGTFRHTFRLHIPQNSKAVTQLLIKVPDNVTISNSIQDIDVVDENGQKINTNVSVNGKTILLAFAEPVAPNTKFDIDLNKIKRRNLGNGSVYSFSAREVGIDAEIPIGFAWFRTY; encoded by the coding sequence ATGAAGAGGTCATTGATTTATGCTATTGTATTGACTCTGAGTAGCACAGCTATTATTGCTCCTAGCTATGCAACTGCTAGAACAGATGATGGTAGAGTTCCCCATATTGATGGAAATTCACAATTCCCTCCCATACGCTGGGGAACTTTTAGACATACTTTCCGGTTGCACATTCCCCAAAATAGCAAAGCTGTTACCCAACTACTTATTAAAGTTCCAGACAATGTAACTATAAGTAATAGCATTCAGGATATCGATGTCGTGGATGAAAATGGGCAGAAAATTAACACTAATGTATCTGTTAACGGGAAAACAATACTACTAGCTTTCGCCGAACCAGTTGCTCCTAACACTAAGTTTGATATTGACCTTAATAAAATAAAAAGGCGAAATCTTGGTAATGGTTCTGTCTACAGCTTCTCAGCTAGAGAGGTTGGTATTGATGCAGAAATTCCCATAGGTTTTGCTTGGTTTCGTACTTACTAA
- a CDS encoding heavy metal-responsive transcriptional regulator: MLTQQDKKPLLIGQVTALSGVPIRTVRYYESLGLLNSSGRTEGGFRKFSSDVLTRLAFIKRAQSLGLSLEEIKNLLNIHDEGNLPCGEVKQKLEDKVNEIDHQIEELLTLRDELTELLSEDV, translated from the coding sequence ATGTTAACTCAGCAGGATAAAAAGCCGCTTTTAATTGGTCAAGTAACAGCTTTAAGCGGAGTGCCCATCAGGACAGTTCGCTATTATGAAAGTCTAGGTCTACTTAATTCTTCTGGAAGAACAGAGGGTGGTTTTCGGAAATTTTCATCAGATGTGCTTACACGTTTAGCATTTATTAAACGGGCGCAAAGTCTTGGTCTTAGTCTTGAAGAAATCAAAAATCTTCTTAATATACATGATGAAGGAAATCTGCCTTGTGGTGAAGTTAAACAAAAGCTGGAAGATAAGGTGAATGAGATTGACCATCAGATTGAAGAGCTATTAACTTTAAGAGATGAACTAACAGAATTACTCTCAGAGGATGTTTGA
- a CDS encoding thioredoxin family protein, whose translation MTKRQIEIFTADCPLCDETVQLVQELTCPNCEVSVYNLRQEQEKAQQYGVNAVPAIAINGKLVVTGKPSREQLQSAGVGQPLN comes from the coding sequence ATGACAAAACGTCAAATAGAAATTTTTACTGCTGACTGTCCTCTTTGCGATGAAACAGTTCAATTGGTGCAAGAATTGACTTGCCCTAATTGTGAAGTATCGGTTTATAACTTGCGACAAGAACAGGAGAAAGCCCAGCAGTATGGAGTGAATGCAGTGCCTGCGATCGCAATCAATGGAAAACTGGTTGTGACTGGTAAACCCAGTCGAGAGCAACTCCAATCTGCTGGTGTAGGTCAGCCCTTAAATTAG
- a CDS encoding heavy metal-responsive transcriptional regulator, with translation MIAVVEQVCCEVSSPKKLLKIGELAKQTDVAVGTIRYYEGLGLIKPVERSESGYRYYDCEAINRLQFIKKAQSLQFSLSEIQQVLGIRSQGDPACPLVRDLLKQKIAHLEEQIYRMKELKDELEAYQQRWANRPLDNPCNKELCSLIEEVACSDIPVHNLRG, from the coding sequence ATGATTGCTGTCGTGGAACAAGTTTGTTGTGAAGTATCATCCCCAAAAAAACTCCTGAAAATTGGTGAGCTAGCAAAGCAAACTGATGTGGCAGTGGGAACCATTCGGTATTACGAAGGCTTGGGCTTAATAAAACCAGTTGAAAGAAGTGAAAGTGGCTACCGTTATTACGACTGCGAGGCAATCAACAGGCTGCAATTCATCAAAAAAGCCCAATCTTTACAGTTTTCCCTGTCCGAAATTCAGCAAGTGCTAGGCATCCGTTCACAAGGCGACCCTGCTTGTCCACTAGTTCGGGACTTACTCAAACAGAAAATTGCTCATCTTGAGGAGCAGATTTATCGCATGAAGGAACTGAAGGATGAGCTAGAGGCATATCAACAGCGTTGGGCAAACCGACCCTTGGATAATCCTTGTAATAAAGAGCTTTGTAGCTTGATTGAGGAAGTTGCTTGCTCTGATATACCTGTTCACAATTTACGAGGATAG